The Aspergillus chevalieri M1 DNA, chromosome 5, nearly complete sequence genome includes a region encoding these proteins:
- a CDS encoding Arf family guanine nucleotide exchange factor SYT1 (COG:U;~EggNog:ENOG410PJIX;~InterPro:IPR035999,IPR011993,IPR023394,IPR000904, IPR001849;~PFAM:PF00169,PF01369;~go_function: GO:0005086 - ARF guanyl-nucleotide exchange factor activity [Evidence IEA];~go_process: GO:0032012 - regulation of ARF protein signal transduction [Evidence IEA]): MPWRGLRIGIPDGTDSKRRSVIDLSHSQSRHSEQLPRPSLSTSNLVPRHSESTPRTPRLTGADDGDGNDDDDASNGDPRTSRLAVPGDHTDNNHNSSNTGNSPASQSPAEALSGSLRRNRFSFMRLRHASDPQLSKSYAKAEQKPPPVPPLPPPPTIITTAPTSHELDQPVKRKSMFKILSASKRPSMEDLTADRQPGSDVPPSRHGAQDSRDSHLENPLSTPRGSAEEPGRLSTTSARSNSREHTNDSYRSSTVTDARFSESSRSDHSQGEQGGHSHLASSPNDGSLSFNKRFRIPRLKRNRNPFPLPPKPTFDRPPSTGPKPVPVPDGTPRSQRSQDGQDYSSSMPSPTRSAVGFAGRPPLIRNESTNSTHSVASHSSNRKRNQPETRARSSTLDSIADGQGGNQAPPFMAPSNRTSTSTSGRKSFGDIFNLPQRLRQNSEPLAPRNGTPGTATPKKSLSCPERQPSDTPATYLSRLEESLPKGVIAGLLAQSGEDFNLTALRKCMRWFSYFGDPIDMAIRKLLMEMELPKETQQIDRFLQAFADRYHECNPGIFAHSDQAYFIAFSILILHTDVFNRNNKRKMQKPDYVKNTRGEGIADDILECYYENISYTPFIHIEDANPGRHLVKPRRTLFKSTSSEHLARPSKEPVDPYALILDGRLDALRPSLKEVMDLEDFYSCNGTEGPPDMRSLHRAFAKTGILQIVSARSRPDAFMPASLENPADSNPGLVDIKVAKVGLLWRKDLKKKRGRSPWQEWGALLTFSQLYFFRDVNWVKSLISQSEEQQKEGSGRAVVFKPPLTDFSPDALMSTDDAVALLDSSYKKHKHAFVFVRHNSLEEVFLANSEEDMNDWIAKLNYASAFRTTGVRTRGMIANGYDAQRNRMGGTDSSQSAPADMVPPSPNPDTDVSDELVAARQQLMVQRIREANEKLFVAQKQLDDLLRNARHLQILTPVHSRAREQVIMAAGRMAAKLKWVRQDIWRTKCHREVLVRDLSEEGVDIEATAERKKSLHLQIPAAGIALRPDSGRPNQNLTVKPEPPVNDDTLILPDAPASVEIVDKVSLQPGMIEERRPSLRSVASDRRASTDATKDQMPSSPVQAADGLERKTSVLSSGSKMDVSSLKSHASKLASQASIDDNEERLLHETGLLDANGQKNGDDVEKLPDGPQATTHEDQSRRSRRSLHRSLRESHHGNHIRNKKTRGSVSSATGGGEEPGSTKEDEGLPRKTPSFNFHGKKASIVTFGSEWQNMPPEERLKLRKPTPSSSDELRSDPTTASIADSELAGGRPQSLRSASTATKSFRGNDDTPEALGIFKWGEKIPTENGNGDQQSTENPPRAPTLNGRLAMPTDGEDVDPFEQTTQETQASTPEQAVNA; the protein is encoded by the exons ATGCCTTGGAGAGGCTTGCGCATTGGCATTCCCGATGGCACCGATTCCAAGCGACGGAGCGTGATTGATCTTTCGCATTCTCAATCCCGTCATAGTGAGCAATTGCCTCGCCCATCCCTCTCGACCTCCAACCTTGTCCCCCGGCACTCGGAGTCTACTCCTCGTACCCCTCGTCTGACTGGTGcagatgatggtgatggcaacgacgatgatgatgcttcCAACGGTGACCCTCGCACCTCCCGTTTAGCCGTGCCAGGAGACCACACGGACAATAATCATAATTCCTCCAATACGGGAAACTCCCCTGCTTCCCAATCGCCTGCTGAAGCGTTAAGTGGGAGCCTACGCAGGAACCGTTTTAGCTTTATGAGGCTCCGTCATGCATCCGATCCCCAGCTGTCCAAATCTTACGCCAAGGCCGAGCAGAAGCCCCCTCCAGTCCCTCCCCTGCCTCCAC CGCCTACTATCATCACCACTGCACCCACGAGCCATGAGCTGGACCAACCTGTCAAGCGAAAAAGCATGTTCAAAATCTTATCCGCATCAAAAAGGCCTTCCATGGAGGATCTTACGGCCGATCGCCAACCCGGATCTGACGTACCACCGTCTAGACATGGTGCTCAAGACTCAAGAGATTCTCACCTGGAAAATCCCCTGTCGACGCCGCGGGGAAGTGCGGAGGAGCCGGGGCGGTTATCAACTACATCAGCGCGAAGCAACAGTCGAGAACACACCAACGACTCTTATCGCTCATCGACCGTGACCGATGCCCGATTCTCCGAGTCTTCTCGTTCCGACCATAGTCAAGGGGAGCAGGGCGGTCATTCCCACCTGGCGTCTTCTCCCAACGACGGTTCGCTGTCTTTCAACAAACGATTTCGCATACCTCGTCTCAAACGGAACCGAAACCCATTTCCCCTACCTCCCAAACCGACTTTCGATCGCCCGCCATCAACTGGTCCCAAACCAGTCCCGGTTCCCGACGGCACCCCAAGGTCACAACGCTCTCAGGACGGCCAGGATTATTCTTCCTCGATGCCATCGCCAACCCGTTCGGCGGTAGGTTTTGCCGGGCGACCTCCTCTGATCCGGAACGAATCGACAAATTCCACTCATTCGGTTGCATCGCACTCATCAAATCGGAAGCGCAACCAGCCAGAGACTCGGGCACGATCGTCAACACTGGACTCCATTGCAGACGGCCAGGGCGGAAATCAGGCACCACCTTTCATGGCGCCGTCTAACCGGACCTCTACATCGACCAGTGGCCGCAAGAGCTTTGGTGATATCTTCAATCTCCCGCAACGGTTGAGGCAGAACTCCGAGCCCCTGGCACCCCGAAATGGCACCCCTGGCACTGCGACGCCAAAGAAATCCCTGTCATGTCCGGAACGGCAACCAAGTGACACCCCGGCTACGTATCTATCTCGGTTGGAAGAGAGTCTCCCGAAGGGCGTTATCGCCGGCTTGCTGGCCCAGTCAGGCGAGGATTTTAATCTAACAGCCCTGCGGAAGTGCATGCGTTGGTTTTCTTACTTTGGAGATCCAATCGATATGGCGATCCGAAAGCTcttgatggagatggaacTGCCAAAAGAGACCCAGCAGATTGACCGGTTTCTGCAAGCGTTTGCGGACAGATATCATGAGTGCAATCCAGGGATTTTCGCTCATTCTG ATCAAGCATACTTCATTGCATTTTCGATATTGATCTTGCACACGGACGTCTTCAACCGGAACAATAAGCGAAAGATGCAAAAGCCGGACTACGTCAAAAACACTCGCGGCGAGGGCATCGCGGACGATATCCTGGAATGCTACTATGAGAACATCTCCTACACACctttcatccatattgaaGACGCGAATCCCGGACGCCATCTCGTGAAGCCTCGACGCACACTGTTCAAATCCACCAGCTCTGAACATCTAGCTCGCCCATCGAAGGAACCCGTTGATCCCTACGCACTCATTCTGGACGGTAGACTCGACGCACTGCGTCCAAGTCTCAAGGAAGTCATGGACCTCGAGGATTTTTACAGTTGCAACGGTACAGAGGGACCTCCTGATATGAGGAGCCTCCATCGGGCATTTGCCAAAACTGGCATTTTACAGATTGTGTCTGCACGCTCCCGACCCGATGCATTCATGCCGGCAAGTCTTGAGAATCCGGCTGACTCGAATCCTGGACTGGTTGATATCAAGGTGGCCAAGGTTGGCTTACTCTGGCGGAAAGATTTGAAGAAAAAGCGAGGCAGGTCGCCCTGGCAGGAGTGGGGTGCACTCCTTACATTTTCTCAGCTTTACTTCTTCCGGGATGTCAACTGGGTGAAGTCGTTAATCTCTCAATCCGAAGAACAGCAAAAGGAAGGCAGTGGTCGGGCGGTTGTTTTCAAACCACCGCTCACCGATTTCAGTCCGGATGCTCTCATGTCTACGGATGATGCTGTGGCCCTGTTGGATTCCAGTTACAAGAAACATAAGCAtgcttttgtttttgttcGCCACAATTCGTTAGAGGAGGTCTTCTTGGCCAACAGTGAGGAGGACATGAACGATTGGATAGCAAAGCTCAACTATGCCTCAGCGTTTAGGACCACCGGCGTCCGCACACGAGGAATGATCGCCAACGGTTATGATGCGCAGCGGAATCGCATGGGTGGTACCGATTCCAGCCAGTCTGCCCCTGCAGACATGGTGCCACCGTCGCCTAATCCTGACACCGACGTTTCTGACGAGCTGGTTGCGGCCCGTCAACAGCTGATGGTACAGAGGATTCGTGAGGCCAACGAGAAACTCTTCGTTGCTCAGAAACAGCTTGATGACCTGTTGCGGAACGCCCGACACCTGCAGATTCTCACCCCCGTGCATTCAAGAGCAAGAGAGCAAGTTATCATGGCGGCTGGCCGCATGGCTGCTAAGCTCAAATGGGTGAGGCAAGATATCTGGCGCACCAAATGCCACCGCGAAGTGCTCGTTAGGGACCTTAGCGAAGAGGGTGTAGATATCGAAGCGACCGCTGAGCGCAAGAAGTCTTTGCACCTGCAGATTCCCGCGGCAGGCATCGCACTCCGACCTGATTCGGGAAGGCCGAACCAAAATTTGACCGTGAAACCGGAGCCTCCTGTCAATGACGACACTCTTATTTTGCCGGATGCACCTGCCTCTGTTGAGATTGTCGACAAGGTCTCTTTGCAACCCGGGATGATTGAGGAACGGAGACCAAGTCTTAGATCCGTCGCGTCTGACAGACGGGCCTCTACAGATGCAACAAAAGACCAGATGCCTTCTTCACCTGTTCAAGCAGCAGATGGGTTGGAACGGAAGACGTCGGTGCTCAGCTCGGGCAGCAAGATGGATGTTTCAAGCCTGAAATCCCATGCTTCCAAACTGGCTTCCCAGGCAAGCAttgatgataatgaagagCGCCTCCTCCATGAAACCGGCCTGCTGGATGCCAATGGACAAAAGAATGGCGACGATGTCGAGAAGCTTCCAGACGGTCCTCAGGCAACGACCCATGAGGATCAGTCTAGACGCTCCCGTCGCAGTCTGCACCGCAGTCTGCGCGAATCTCACCACGGCAACCATATCCGGAACAAGAAGACACGGGGTTCGGTATCTAGTGCTACTGGTGGCGGAGAGGAGCCAGGATCAACCAAGGAAGATGAAGGTCTTCCCCGCAAGACGCCCAGTTTCAACTTCCACGGCAAGAAGGCGTCTATTGTCACCTTTGGGTCCGAGTGGCAAAACATGCCACCTGAAGAGCGGCTGAAACTACGAAAGCCTACTCCATCGTCGTCGGATGAGCTTCGATCTGATCCTACTACGGCCAGTATTGCCGACTCGGAATTAGCTGGCGGCCGTCCTCAGTCCTTGCGAAGTGCAAGCACAGCAACGAAGAGCTTTCGCGGGAATGACGATACCCCCGAAGCACTTGGGATCTTCAAATGGGGCGAAAAGATCCCGACCGAAAATGGCAACGGAGATCAGCAATCTACCGAGAACCCTCCACGGGCACCAACATTGAATGGACGACTGGCGATGCCCACTGACGGCGAAGATGTTGATCCTTTCGAGCAGACCACGCAGGAGACACAGGCCAGTACTCCTGAGCAAGCTGTTAATGCATGA
- a CDS encoding cytochrome P450 (COG:Q;~EggNog:ENOG410PKQ1;~InterPro:IPR036396,IPR001128,IPR002401;~PFAM:PF00067;~SECRETED:SignalP(1-22);~go_function: GO:0005506 - iron ion binding [Evidence IEA];~go_function: GO:0016705 - oxidoreductase activity, acting on paired donors, with incorporation or reduction of molecular oxygen [Evidence IEA];~go_function: GO:0020037 - heme binding [Evidence IEA];~go_process: GO:0055114 - oxidation-reduction process [Evidence IEA]) has product MYAALLCLVVLFVIFVTGGVLGKLPGTRAKSLPPGPPCLPFIGNLHQLPPAGVHLKFTEWATKYGGIFSLKLGSSTAVVLSSPTAVKQLIDKQSAHFSNRPPFYIADELMMHGDHLMFMNVDQRWRRGRRLYHQYFNEGVSESQHVVVQQAEAAQLLRDMCLQPGNFMGHCKRYTNSVVMSLILGIRTTSPSAKHMKDLYAVLDGLSEIFEMGATPPVDIFPVFKHIPESLFNNWQSRSRRVEDIMLNLYNPLVDRVLQRRENAGSRNTYLDGILDQQEKLQLTRHEIDLMVGNLLEGGSDTSSIMTIAFIQAMACYPEVQQEAQREIDASFSEDASPSWQDYARLPYVAMAVKETMRWRPVMPTGFPHANNKETMIDGMTIPANSTVIINTWGLHHDPTRHPSPDNFDPLRFQGRTEPAPVYASAANAENRDHFGYGSGRRICPGIHLAERMLFVAIAKILWAFDIRAKKGQPINTDPHTGYTNGFLRCAKPFPVSITPRSEARRSTIEREFAQAEEEVFSRYEV; this is encoded by the exons ATGTATGCCGCATTGTTGTGCTTGGTTGTTCTTTTTGTGATCTTTGTCACTGGAGGGGTTCTGGGGAAGCTGCCCGGGACCAGAGCGAAGAGCCTCCCACCAG GCCCTCCATGTCTTCCTTTCATAGGAAACCTCCATCAACTGCCCCCGGCAGGTGTCCATCTCAA ATTCACAGAATGGGCCACCAAATACGGCGGCATTTTTTCCCTCAAACTCGGTAGCAGCACCGCCGTGGTTCTCAGCTCTCCAACGGCAGTCAAGCAGCTCATCGACAAACAATCCGCCCACTTCAGCAACCGCCCACCTTTCTACATCGCTGACGAACTCATGATGCACGGCGACCATCTCATGTTCATGAATGTGGATCAGCGATGGCGCCGTGGGCGGCGCTTGTATCACCAGTATTTCAACGAGGGTGTTAGCGAGAGTCAGCATGTTGTGGTGCAGCAGGCGGAAGCGGCGCAGTTGTTGAGGGATATGTGTTTGCAGCCGGGGAATTTCATGGGACATTGTAAGCGGTATACTAACAGTGTGGTGATGAGTTTGA TTCTTGGAATCCGCACGACGTCGCCGTCGGCTAAACACATGAAGGATCTGTATGCTGTTCTCGATGGCTTGTCTGAAATCTTTGAGATGGGCGCTACTCCTCCGGTCGATATCTTTCCAGTATTCAAGCATATCCCTGAGTCACTCTTCAACAATTGGCAGAGTCGCTCCCGCCGCGTTGAGGACATAATGCTCAATCTGTATAACCCTCTGGTTGACCGTGTACTGCAACGAAGGGAGAACGCCGGCTCCCGGAATACGTATCTCGATGGAATACTGGACCAGCAAGAAAAACTACAGCTTACTCGTCATGAGATTGATCTTATGGTTGGCAACCTGCTTGAGGGTGGGTCCGATACTTCGTCTATCATGACCATCGCATTTATCCAAGCCATGGCGTGCTATCCGGAGGTGCAGCAAGAGGCACAACGGGAGATTGATGCATCATTCAGTGAAGATGCATCCCCCAGCTGGCAGGATTATGCTCGTCTGCCGTATGTGGCCATGGCAGTCAAGGAGACGATGCGATGGCGGCCGGTGATGCCAACAGGATTCCCTCATGCAAACAATAAGG AAACCATGATCGATGGTATGACCATCCCCGCAAATAGCACCGTTATCATCAACACATGGGGCCTGCACCACGATCCTACAAGACACCCCAGCCCCGACAACTTCGACCCCCTCCGGTTCCAAGGCCGCACCGAGCCCGCTCCAGTGTACGCTTCAGCTGCTAACGCGGAGAACCGCGACCATTTTGGCTACGGCTCTGGCAGAAGAATCTGTCCGGGAATCCATCTCGCGGAACGGATGTTGTTCGTGGCAATTGCCAAGATCTTGTGGGCATTTGACATTCGCGCCAAGAAGGGGCAACCAATCAATACGGATCCGCATACTGGATATACGAATGGGTTTCTGAGATGCGCAAAGCCTTTTCCAGTTAGTATTACGCCACGATCAGAGGCACGGAGGAGCACGATTGAGCGCGAGTTTGCTCAGGCGGAGGAAGAGGTGTTTAGTCGATATGAGGTGTAG
- a CDS encoding uncharacterized protein (COG:Q;~EggNog:ENOG410PNK2;~InterPro:IPR036291,IPR002347;~PFAM:PF08659,PF00106;~go_process: GO:0055114 - oxidation-reduction process [Evidence IEA]) yields the protein MSLPSFLYSQIFVGLPVPDHDFTGQTIVITGGSTGLGLGAARHFLRLNALHIVLGVRSMEKNKAAKEDLESSTNRPNTVRLEHIDMDRYDSVKAFASTIQNTVPKVDVLLLNAGKIAEKFYLAEEDESTITVNVVCTVLLGLLLLPKLRDSATPDGPIPRLCFVASDRHVMTNLPEWKTEDTFATLRANATSGADDRYYASKLLNVLMFRQLAEEIKSCTPRVVVNGFTPGYCATALIRETQGFWGWQLYVMKLTITRTIEAGSRTLVHAASLGWEGHGRYLNDCKIDDGALSSFVRSDEGKQAQVKVWKELLVKLESIAPGISGNLS from the exons ATGTCTTTGCCGTCGTTCCTTTACTCCCAGATCTTTGTGGGTCTACCCGTACCCGACCATGACTTCACGGGCCAAACGATTGTCATCACAGGTGGTAGCACGGGACTGGGCCTTGGAGCAGCTCGTCATTTCCTGCGATTGAACGCATTGCATATCGTCCTAGGCGTGCGGAGCATGGAAAAGAACAAGGCCGCCAAAGAAGACCTCGAATCCTCCACAAACCGCCCTAACACCGTCCGCCTCGAACACATCGACATGGACCGCTACGACTCAGTCAAGGCCTTCGCATCCACAATCCAGAATACAGTCCCCAAGGTCGACGTCCTCCTGTTAAACGCTGGCAAAATCGCCGAGAAATTCTACCTAGCTGAGGAAGACGAAAGCACCATCACAGTCAATGTCGTCTGCACAGTTCTCCTAggcctccttctcctccccaAACTCCGCGACTCGGCAACTCCAGATGGTCCGATACCACGTCTCTGCTTCGTAGCCTCCGACCGGCACGTCATGACCAACCTCCCCGAATGGAAAACAGAAGACACCTTCGCGACACTCCGCGCAAACGCCACCTCCGGCGCAGATGACCGCTACTACGCCTCCAAACTGCTCAACGTCCTCATGTTCCGCCAACTCGCGGAGGAAATTAAATCCTGTACCCCACGTGTAGTGGTAAACGGCTTCACCCCTGGGTACTGTGCTACGGCACTTATCCGGGAGACGCAGGGGTTCTGGGGGTGGCAGCTGTATGTGATGAAGTTGACAATTACGAGAACTATTGAGGCGGGATCGAGGACGTTGGTACATGCGGCTAGTTTGGGGTGGGAGGGACATGGGAGGTATTTGAATGATTGCAAAATTGATGA TGGCGCTTTGTCTTCATTTGTACGCAGTGACGAGGGAAAACAAGCGCAGGTTAAGGTGTGGAAGGAGTTGTTGGTGAAGTTGGAGAGCATAGCGCCCGGAATCTCGGGAAATCTGTCTTAA
- a CDS encoding SDR family NAD(P)-dependent oxidoreductase (COG:Q;~EggNog:ENOG410PPEB;~InterPro:IPR002347,IPR036291,IPR020904;~PFAM:PF00106,PF13561,PF08659;~go_function: GO:0016491 - oxidoreductase activity [Evidence IEA];~go_process: GO:0055114 - oxidation-reduction process [Evidence IEA]) codes for MTVLDGIAIVTGAGSGIGRECALGFAFAGAAGVVFADRNLHAAEEAAETSRRVANNTDPYHPMAIQVDVADRQSVEGMLSQTLETFGRVDYCVNAAGMAMRGPRSILDLMPDEFDQLYHVNVRGTTNCLQTIAKQMQNQDLRTVSTRNGPREIGRGVIVNLGSMHSHIAAKDIAHYTMSKHAVLGLTKSAALDLAPHGIRVNSVCPTWVDTPMIDAVEGSEQLRAMVNDVVPLGRIAQPDEVADVVLFLCSPQANYVTGSGWMIDGGLSYFREVGYF; via the exons ATGACTGTGCTAGACGGTATTGCCATTGTTACCGGCGCTGGTAGCGGCATTGGCCGGGAATGTGCCCTGGGGTTTGCATTCGCTGGAGCGGCCGGTGTCGTCTTCGCGGATAGAAATCTTCATGCAGCTGAGGAAGCTGCTGAGACTAGCCGCAGGGTTGCCAATAATACTGATCCTTATCATCCAATGGCTATTCAGGTGGACGTGGCGGACAGACAGAGTGTCGAGGGGATGCTTTCGCAGACGCTGGAGACGTTTGGACGAGTGGACTATTGTGTTAATGCAGCAGGT ATGGCCATGCGCGGGCCACGCAGTATCCTTGACCTGATGCCTGATGAATTCGACCAACTGTACCATGTCAATGTCCGAGGCACAACGAACTGCCTACAAACCATTGCCAAACAGATGCAAAACCAAGATCTTCGCACGGTATCCACCAGGAATGGTCCGCGCGAGATCGGCCGAGGCGTGATCGTGAACCTGGGTTCGATGCACTCACACATCGCTGCCAAGGATATTGCGCATTATACCATGTCCAAACATGCCGTTTTGGGGTTGACAAAGAGTGCTG CCCTGGATCTAGCTCCTCATGGCATACGCGTTAACAGCGTTTGCCCGACATGGGTCGACACGCCCATGATCGATGCTGTTGAGGGCAGCGAGCAACTACGAGCCATGGTCAATGATGTTGTGCCGCTAGGGCGCATTGCACAACCGGACGAGGTGGCTGATGTGGTCTTGTTTCTGTGCAGCCCACAGGCTAATTATGTAACGGGGAGTGGCTGGATGATCGATGGCGGATTATCAT ATTTTCGTGAGGTCGGCTACTTCTGA
- a CDS encoding uncharacterized protein (COG:S;~EggNog:ENOG410PUYM;~InterPro:IPR007219;~go_function: GO:0003677 - DNA binding [Evidence IEA];~go_function: GO:0008270 - zinc ion binding [Evidence IEA];~go_process: GO:0006351 - transcription, DNA-templated [Evidence IEA]) produces the protein MNILGTVNLDEVAGRLLLSHPTRKQSPSVSLHALQVLSVVLITTVSQEMTQAVTNWAAQWIEIAVSAMRRLEILTDEPWKSPNGSSPADDEAWVRGEESKRFVYTMLRVDAYLSLITGRPPSLRVQELELPLPVTENVWTAPTIEARRQLYWFEPAGRTWTTLSAIVRDGLILSRNRVARTAGVPPLLSTDSHLVLCALQGEIWAVAQETYGLNHGTLDSRPSWQAPESVHFWHDCLVDWKTFYDGLEPSKAQIDDPAWNSLNQTQYRLCQLTLHAPLQLLESRQCCTRCRAPEITTMLRSWASSLESRRAVYHASQLLCLQDGFANPLQAPALLASSVVLCNFAGENNSYPDGNSIELCQEEVSGLYGIEKWIQHGGSSMVSGRTLCRSNLPELFAWCQERLAMFPQSLARMKTLTTLLS, from the coding sequence ATGAATATCCTTGGCACTGTAAATCTGGATGAAGTCGCAGGCCGGCTTCTGTTATCACATCCTACCAGGAAACAATCTCCATCTGTCTCCCTTCATGCTCTCCAGGTCCTGTCTGTAGTACTGATCACAACTGTTAGCCAGGAGATGACACAGGCTGTCACCAATTGGGCTGCTCAGTGGATTGAGATTGCTGTCAGCGCTATGCGTCGTCTGGAGATATTGACCGATGAGCCATGGAAGTCGCCTAATGGCTCATCGCCGGCAGACGACGAAGCCTGGGttcgaggagaagagagtAAAAGATTCGTCTACACCATGCTTCGCGTCGACGCCTATCTTAGTCTCATTACCGGCCGACCCCCATCCCTTCGAGTTCAAGAGTTGGAGCTTCCGCTACCCGTCACAGAGAATGTCTGGACAGCACCGACAATCGAAGCCAGGCGACAGCTGTACTGGTTCGAGCCCGCTGGACGGACTTGGACCACACTGAGCGCCATCGTTCGGGATGGTCTTatcctgtctcgaaatagGGTTGCTAGAACGGCCGGTGTGCCCCCTTTGCTATCCACAGATAGTCATTTGGTTCTCTGCGCCCTCCAAGGAGAAATTTGGGCGGTGGCACAAGAGACGTACGGCCTCAACCATGGAACACTAGATTCCAGACCGTCATGGCAAGCACCCGAGTCTGTACATTTCTGGCATGATTGTCTTGTAGATTGGAAGACCTTTTATGATGGACTTGAACCGTCGAAGGCGCAAATCGATGACCCCGCATGGAATAGTCTCAATCAAACTCAGTACCGCCTCTGCCAACTAACCCTCCACGCTCCTCTGCAGCTGCTCGAGTCACGACAATGCTGCACGCGGTGTCGTGCTCCCGAAATAACAACTATGCTGCGCAGCTGGGCGTCTTCGTTGGAGAGCCGACGGGCGGTATATCATGCCTCCCAGCTGCTGTGTCTCCAGGATGGTTTTGCCAATCCGCTACAGGCCCCAGCGCTCCTTGCCAGCTCTGTGGTATTATGTAATTTTGCTGGGGAAAACAATTCGTATCCAGATGGGAATTCTATCGAGCTGTGTCAGGAGGAAGTTAGTGGCTTATATGGTATTGAAAAATGGATTCAACATGGAGGGTCTTCCATGGTCTCTGGACGAACACTCTGCCGGTCAAACTTACCAGAACTGTTCGCATGGTGCCAGGAACGATTGGCAATGTTTCCGCAAAGCCTGGCAAGGATGAAGACGTTAACGACGCTGTTATCATAG